In Paenibacillus sp. G2S3, a single window of DNA contains:
- a CDS encoding helix-turn-helix domain-containing protein, whose protein sequence is MSHSSYEQLETEGKLPFDVSLHSVNFVPNHWHMSVELIFVLSGNLEVSTGNRQYRLKEGDMLLINQCYVHEVIGLDQNIIATFQIPTTYLKQHIHNVEKISFECYSAEVDPEKQNGLDNMRQLMAEMVQLKYKGGEAYELEMEARMLGLFSILVKQFKLPNSGEAMNIKYMERMMSIITYIDEHYKDPVSLQTIAEREYLSVPYLSKFFSENIGVNFQTYLTSIRLKNTVEALLRDQEHSLAELALEQGFPNAKSFYAAFKSRYHITPHEYRKKYRPQTHAKQEGSASGYLAFNQASALGIIRQFLRRSQSHQLEPVHAVVQLSASISLDRIQRQIQHSWKNIITISKANEGLQSDVQAHLKYVQERCPFRYLRFHGIFDDSMMVYREDHEGQVHYNFRFVDQLFDFLLSIGLKPFIELGFMPFDLAADSSKHVFYEQSYVSPPKSMDRWCELVDRFIRHCLNRYGLEEVESWRFEFWNEPEYGLFWPATEEAYNEMYARTFDTLKAISLNLQIGAPGRIITLNSNAFCEQFFAFCKERGCLPDFIPLHFYPHEDMDDLLIKNGEHKEVLSEKEISPLTVEGFNKVSPNPDYLKESLEREIGLLAEVGLNGQELYLTEWNSTAFHRELTNDTLYKAAYIVKNIIENLDRISGFGYWVLSDNIEETAASSRIFHGGLGLMAQYGIPKAAMHAYEMLAKLGNQLVAHEEGYIVTAGRGGYQILAYNYCHFDDLYALGDTSFITPTSRYSGFKNERLLKIELTLTGLSSGRYKQVTHTISRAHGSSFDKWVEMGAPTVLTAEDTAYLKAASLPGRQIQLLEVGEELSVVIRMEPHSVELIELTPLF, encoded by the coding sequence GTGAGCCATTCCAGCTATGAGCAGCTTGAGACCGAAGGCAAACTACCGTTTGATGTTTCTTTACATAGCGTCAACTTTGTGCCGAATCACTGGCATATGAGTGTGGAGCTGATTTTTGTGCTGTCTGGTAATCTAGAGGTTTCGACCGGAAACCGTCAATATAGGCTTAAAGAAGGGGATATGCTACTCATTAACCAGTGTTACGTGCATGAAGTTATCGGTTTAGATCAGAATATCATCGCTACCTTTCAAATCCCTACAACCTATCTTAAGCAGCACATCCACAATGTGGAGAAGATTAGTTTTGAATGTTATTCTGCTGAAGTTGACCCTGAGAAGCAAAACGGCTTAGATAACATGCGTCAGCTCATGGCTGAAATGGTACAGCTGAAGTATAAAGGTGGAGAAGCCTATGAGCTGGAGATGGAAGCGCGTATGCTTGGGTTATTCTCTATTTTGGTCAAACAGTTCAAGCTGCCAAATTCCGGCGAAGCGATGAATATAAAATATATGGAACGAATGATGAGCATCATCACTTATATAGATGAACATTATAAAGACCCGGTGTCACTGCAGACAATCGCAGAACGAGAGTATTTGTCGGTGCCGTATTTGTCCAAATTTTTTAGCGAGAACATTGGGGTCAACTTCCAGACTTACTTAACCAGCATTCGTTTAAAAAATACAGTAGAAGCCCTTTTAAGAGATCAAGAGCATTCGCTTGCCGAGCTGGCACTTGAGCAAGGCTTTCCAAACGCGAAATCTTTTTACGCTGCATTCAAAAGCCGATATCATATTACACCACATGAGTACCGCAAAAAATACCGGCCTCAAACTCATGCGAAACAGGAAGGTTCTGCTTCCGGCTACTTAGCATTTAATCAAGCCAGCGCACTGGGCATTATTCGACAATTCCTCCGGCGCAGTCAGTCGCACCAGCTTGAACCCGTGCATGCGGTTGTTCAGCTGTCTGCGAGCATTTCTTTAGACAGGATTCAGCGGCAAATCCAGCATAGCTGGAAAAATATCATTACGATTAGTAAAGCAAATGAAGGACTTCAAAGTGATGTACAAGCTCATTTGAAATATGTACAAGAGCGGTGTCCGTTTCGTTATTTACGTTTTCATGGAATTTTTGATGATTCAATGATGGTGTACCGGGAGGATCACGAAGGGCAGGTACATTATAATTTTCGCTTTGTAGATCAGTTGTTTGATTTTCTGTTATCGATCGGCTTGAAGCCTTTTATAGAACTTGGGTTTATGCCTTTTGATCTCGCAGCAGATAGCAGTAAACATGTGTTTTATGAACAGAGTTATGTGAGTCCGCCTAAATCCATGGACCGCTGGTGTGAATTGGTAGATCGCTTTATTCGTCATTGTCTCAATCGGTATGGTCTTGAAGAGGTGGAAAGCTGGAGGTTTGAATTCTGGAATGAACCGGAATATGGATTGTTCTGGCCAGCGACAGAAGAAGCGTACAACGAAATGTATGCCCGAACGTTTGATACCCTCAAAGCCATCTCTCTGAACCTTCAGATTGGCGCTCCTGGTAGAATTATTACTCTGAACTCCAATGCGTTTTGTGAACAGTTCTTCGCTTTCTGCAAAGAACGGGGTTGTCTTCCAGATTTTATCCCGTTACATTTTTATCCGCATGAGGACATGGATGATCTGCTTATTAAAAATGGGGAGCATAAAGAAGTATTAAGTGAAAAAGAGATATCACCCCTGACGGTAGAGGGGTTCAACAAAGTGTCCCCAAACCCCGATTATTTGAAGGAATCGCTGGAGCGTGAAATCGGGCTGCTCGCTGAGGTGGGACTTAACGGACAAGAGCTATATTTAACCGAATGGAATTCAACAGCATTTCATCGTGAACTGACCAATGACACATTATATAAAGCTGCATATATCGTAAAAAATATCATCGAAAATCTCGACCGCATCAGTGGATTTGGTTACTGGGTCCTAAGTGACAATATCGAAGAAACAGCAGCATCATCCCGGATTTTTCATGGTGGGCTTGGTCTTATGGCTCAGTATGGAATTCCCAAAGCGGCTATGCATGCCTATGAAATGCTCGCTAAGCTGGGGAATCAGCTAGTAGCACACGAAGAGGGTTATATCGTGACGGCTGGAAGAGGGGGTTATCAGATTTTGGCTTATAATTACTGTCATTTTGATGATCTATACGCACTTGGTGATACTTCATTCATTACACCTACTAGCCGTTATAGTGGCTTCAAGAACGAGAGGCTTCTCAAAATTGAGCTAACATTAACTGGATTATCATCTGGCAGGTATAAGCAAGTAACCCATACGATCAGCAGGGCACATGGCAGCAGCTTTGACAAGTGGGTAGAGATGGGGGCTCCAACCGTTCTGACTGCAGAGGACACAGCATATCTGAAAGCTGCCTCTCTTCCAGGTAGACAGATTCAGCTTCTTGAAGTAGGTGAAGAGCTTTCTGTTGTCATTAGAATGGAACCTCATAGCGTAGAGCTCATTGAGCTGACTCCATTGTTTTGA
- a CDS encoding helix-turn-helix domain-containing protein, protein MSEFYLNWFTSDQKFPFFIQYGFHDNDTDLHRHVDFSELVIVLSGTATHIVNTEESFIKKGNVFVINGSTPHAFKDPQDFKICNIMYKPEMLSTAGSDLRTSNGFQALFVLEPLYRHKHAYTSKLSLPIPMLEYVTALIAGMIEEYSHKLQGYQTLLISRFMELVVYLSRHYEKQDKGSQDNHLIHLANALSFMEDHYLEALSLDRIAAYSGISVRHLNRIFRSYYQTTPISYLHRLRLERACGLLKHSDYSITQISHESGFSDSNYFTRQFTKTYGMSPKAYRKKS, encoded by the coding sequence TTGAGCGAATTTTATTTGAATTGGTTTACATCGGATCAGAAATTCCCATTCTTTATTCAATACGGCTTTCACGACAATGATACTGACCTTCATAGACATGTGGACTTTTCTGAACTCGTAATTGTCTTGAGTGGGACTGCTACTCATATTGTGAATACCGAAGAATCATTCATCAAGAAGGGGAATGTCTTTGTGATTAACGGTTCTACCCCGCATGCTTTTAAAGATCCTCAGGATTTTAAGATCTGCAATATTATGTACAAGCCTGAAATGCTGTCGACGGCTGGATCGGATCTGCGGACTTCGAACGGCTTTCAGGCCCTGTTTGTATTGGAACCGTTGTATCGTCACAAACACGCCTACACAAGTAAACTAAGCTTGCCAATTCCCATGCTGGAGTACGTTACTGCCCTTATTGCCGGTATGATTGAAGAATATAGCCACAAGCTTCAGGGATATCAGACTTTGCTCATCTCACGGTTTATGGAACTGGTTGTCTATTTATCAAGGCATTATGAAAAACAGGATAAAGGGAGCCAGGATAATCATCTAATACATTTGGCGAACGCACTTTCTTTTATGGAAGACCATTATCTTGAAGCGTTGTCGCTGGATCGAATCGCCGCATACTCAGGGATATCTGTTAGACACTTAAACCGGATCTTTCGCTCCTACTATCAGACGACTCCTATCTCCTATCTCCATCGATTGCGACTGGAGCGGGCTTGCGGCTTGTTGAAGCATTCTGACTACAGTATTACCCAGATCTCACATGAAAGCGGGTTTAGCGATAGCAATTATTTCACACGACAATTTACCAAAACCTACGGTATGTCTCCAAAAGCTTATCGGAAAAAATCATAA
- a CDS encoding discoidin domain-containing protein, whose protein sequence is MLRKPRINKYVSYVLVLTLLLLQFPLGTPASAAAQIYEAEAAVLSGGAVTAADHTGYTGSGFVAGYTDANKGNASTRFSVSVSSAGSYTAVLRYANGSGVTQTLSLYINGIKLKQISLPATSDWNTWATVTETVALNAGSNTIAYTFDAADSGNVNLDNVALDTVLGANLALNKSVTANNVYAGFPAANAVDGNASTYYEGAANSYPNTMTVDLGAAQSVGKVVLKLPASWGARTQTLSVLGSSNNTTYTTLVSSQSYSFNPASNNTVTIPFTTASARYVRISYTANTGATAGQTAEFEVYGSGSVTPTATPAPTVTPTPAPSATVAPTATPTVTPTPTPPVGTYGASMPYETYEAENAVFSGTIIGMSTKPGELASEASGRKAVKLTAAGQYVQITLAKPAQGITLRYSIPDNAAGTGIDSAISMYIGGTLYKDINLSSKYSWNYGEWGTEGGEIHWSNNPNAASTTPHHMYDEVSVALDKQYPAGTVIKLQRNASNLNFSSTANVTVDLLEAEAIPAALTMPSGYVSIANYGAVANDGQDDTTAINNAINAVKNSGATYKGVWIPVGTFTLNSGNRGAGWDGSGTRLYLDSGVSVKGAGVWHSTLSGNYAGFYLRSGNVTLSDFKISANDLIRDDYNGITAVEGNGTNSTLNNLWIEHAKVGFWLTNQTNTAVISNSRVRNVWADGINLHYGTSNTTVTNNSIRNSGDDGMAMWSDTHLDTNNTFSYNTVQIPTLANNIAIYGGKDNKVIGNLLTDTVRTGAGISFGTNFNPPSMTGTLTIQNNLLQRTGSAHRDYGYQIGAIWAYWLNNSGKAQNLTVTVSGNTLQDSTYSGIFIEQPAPGIAVNFNSNTILNSGTYGVYINGSATGTSTFNGNTVNGAPSGKFLNESTSFTVSGTGNNW, encoded by the coding sequence ATGTTAAGAAAGCCGCGAATTAACAAGTATGTGTCTTATGTTCTAGTACTGACTTTGCTGCTGCTACAATTTCCATTAGGCACACCCGCATCAGCGGCGGCACAAATCTATGAAGCGGAGGCGGCGGTGCTTTCGGGGGGAGCTGTCACAGCTGCTGACCATACCGGGTATACCGGATCTGGCTTTGTAGCTGGGTATACCGATGCCAATAAAGGTAATGCTTCAACCCGATTTTCTGTAAGCGTTTCCTCTGCGGGAAGTTACACGGCAGTATTAAGATACGCTAACGGTTCAGGTGTAACCCAGACCTTAAGCCTGTACATTAACGGGATCAAACTTAAGCAAATTTCCCTTCCGGCGACTTCGGATTGGAACACATGGGCTACTGTAACGGAAACGGTAGCCCTAAACGCAGGAAGCAATACCATCGCTTATACGTTTGATGCAGCGGACTCTGGCAACGTAAACCTTGATAACGTGGCTCTGGATACCGTCCTCGGCGCAAACTTGGCGCTGAATAAAAGCGTAACCGCTAACAATGTATACGCTGGATTTCCCGCTGCGAATGCTGTAGATGGCAATGCATCAACTTATTATGAAGGTGCTGCTAATAGCTATCCCAATACAATGACCGTAGATCTTGGAGCTGCGCAGAGTGTTGGAAAGGTTGTGCTGAAGCTCCCTGCTTCCTGGGGAGCGAGAACCCAGACTCTGTCCGTACTGGGGAGTAGCAATAATACGACTTACACGACACTCGTGTCTTCGCAATCCTATTCTTTTAACCCGGCTTCGAATAACACAGTGACCATTCCCTTCACTACGGCATCTGCAAGATATGTACGCATCAGCTATACGGCCAATACTGGCGCTACAGCAGGGCAAACGGCAGAATTCGAAGTGTATGGATCAGGTTCGGTCACACCGACAGCTACACCAGCACCAACGGTAACTCCAACACCGGCGCCATCGGCTACGGTAGCGCCAACAGCTACACCGACTGTGACTCCAACGCCAACCCCACCTGTAGGAACTTATGGAGCATCCATGCCCTATGAGACCTATGAAGCGGAGAATGCTGTGTTTTCAGGAACCATTATCGGCATGTCCACCAAACCTGGAGAGCTTGCCTCTGAAGCTTCAGGCCGAAAGGCTGTCAAGCTAACGGCTGCAGGACAATATGTGCAGATTACGCTGGCCAAACCAGCCCAGGGGATCACACTCAGATACTCGATTCCGGACAATGCGGCCGGTACCGGGATCGATTCTGCGATCAGCATGTATATCGGAGGAACCTTGTATAAAGATATTAATTTGAGCTCCAAATACAGCTGGAACTATGGGGAATGGGGCACGGAAGGCGGGGAAATCCACTGGTCCAACAATCCGAATGCTGCCTCCACTACCCCGCATCATATGTATGATGAAGTATCTGTTGCGTTAGATAAGCAGTACCCTGCGGGCACCGTGATTAAACTGCAGAGAAACGCTTCCAACTTGAACTTCAGCTCTACAGCGAACGTAACGGTTGACCTACTGGAGGCTGAAGCGATTCCTGCGGCATTAACGATGCCGTCCGGTTATGTATCTATTGCAAATTATGGGGCGGTCGCCAATGACGGCCAAGATGATACGACGGCCATCAATAACGCCATCAACGCGGTGAAGAATTCCGGCGCCACTTACAAGGGAGTATGGATTCCGGTCGGCACCTTTACTTTGAACAGCGGCAACAGAGGGGCTGGTTGGGATGGAAGCGGCACAAGACTGTATCTGGATAGCGGGGTATCCGTTAAAGGCGCGGGTGTATGGCACTCCACATTGTCCGGAAATTATGCGGGATTCTATTTAAGAAGCGGTAATGTTACCCTCTCAGATTTCAAGATCAGCGCCAATGATCTGATCCGTGATGATTATAACGGCATAACCGCGGTGGAAGGGAACGGAACGAACTCTACTCTGAACAACCTGTGGATTGAACATGCCAAGGTGGGATTCTGGCTGACAAACCAGACCAATACAGCAGTTATCTCCAATTCCCGGGTTAGAAATGTCTGGGCGGACGGTATCAATCTACACTATGGCACCTCCAACACCACGGTTACCAACAACTCCATACGAAACAGTGGAGACGATGGGATGGCGATGTGGTCGGACACTCATCTGGATACAAATAACACATTCAGCTACAATACCGTGCAGATTCCTACACTTGCCAATAATATCGCAATTTACGGCGGCAAAGACAACAAGGTCATCGGCAACCTGCTGACTGATACAGTGCGCACCGGCGCGGGAATTTCCTTTGGCACAAACTTCAATCCCCCGTCAATGACAGGGACCTTGACGATTCAGAACAATCTGCTGCAAAGAACTGGCTCCGCGCACCGAGATTACGGCTATCAGATTGGCGCCATTTGGGCCTACTGGCTGAACAATAGCGGCAAAGCCCAGAACCTCACTGTTACGGTATCGGGCAATACACTGCAAGACAGTACTTATTCAGGTATCTTCATCGAACAACCTGCGCCGGGTATAGCGGTGAACTTTAACTCTAATACGATTCTGAATTCCGGCACTTACGGTGTTTATATTAATGGCTCTGCCACTGGCACGTCGACTTTTAATGGCAATACGGTGAACGGGGCGCCTTCCGGTAAATTCCTCAATGAGTCAACCAGCTTTACGGTTTCCGGTACGGGGAACAACTGGTAA
- a CDS encoding MFS transporter: MTGASTKGQVHTPFRRLTFGILLGYGMMMLALMTPATLLLTFKMIEVDPNGYTSSYGLVAGIGAFFALIGNPIGGALSDRTHLSFGRRRTWIILGPLAGCAALVCTGFAKEPWQIMISWAVAQFFFNVGMAAYTALIPDQVPQEKQGTISGLIGLTIPIAMTVGMIMMTVMTSVSSEIKWLLLGVIGIIGPLLSTLIIKEGKVELVPKTHNQISLGKKLSTIFPSPRKFPEFSWAFVSKFLIMMGYCSTLYLTVMLVNRMGLTEELATAKVATINIVMLVGVAITSIFGGVLSDKFGKQKPFLIVSGFIIAIGVLLFAFVPSYPAYIAGAAVIGLGFGCFSAVDMALVARILPSKEDSAKDFGIMNVANALPQSIVPAIAPVLLGIGSWTFFYIFLAFCTILGMLAVKPLPEVGTEKRAQTAELTAVEAQSQKANLV; the protein is encoded by the coding sequence ATGACTGGAGCATCGACTAAAGGGCAGGTTCACACCCCTTTTCGTAGATTGACCTTTGGTATTCTGCTTGGTTACGGCATGATGATGCTGGCACTGATGACACCTGCCACCTTGCTGCTGACCTTTAAAATGATTGAAGTAGATCCGAATGGATATACCTCTTCCTATGGACTGGTTGCAGGAATAGGCGCATTCTTTGCTCTTATCGGAAATCCGATTGGCGGTGCACTCAGTGACCGAACCCATCTTTCGTTCGGACGGCGGCGCACGTGGATTATCCTAGGTCCACTAGCTGGCTGTGCTGCACTGGTATGTACTGGTTTCGCCAAGGAGCCTTGGCAGATCATGATTAGCTGGGCAGTCGCACAATTTTTCTTCAATGTAGGGATGGCAGCCTATACAGCGCTCATTCCAGACCAAGTACCTCAGGAGAAACAAGGGACAATCTCGGGATTAATCGGTCTCACTATTCCAATCGCTATGACGGTAGGGATGATCATGATGACAGTGATGACCTCAGTTTCTTCAGAAATTAAGTGGCTTTTGCTAGGTGTAATCGGCATCATAGGTCCACTTCTCAGTACGTTGATTATTAAAGAAGGTAAAGTAGAACTTGTTCCCAAGACACATAATCAAATATCGCTGGGCAAGAAGCTGAGTACGATTTTTCCTAGTCCACGTAAATTCCCGGAATTCTCTTGGGCTTTCGTATCCAAGTTCCTGATCATGATGGGATATTGTAGCACTTTATACCTCACAGTCATGCTGGTAAACCGGATGGGACTTACGGAAGAGCTGGCCACCGCCAAGGTTGCTACGATTAATATCGTTATGCTAGTGGGTGTTGCAATTACAAGTATCTTCGGTGGGGTGTTGTCAGATAAATTTGGTAAGCAAAAACCATTCCTGATTGTTTCAGGGTTCATCATTGCTATTGGGGTTCTGTTGTTTGCCTTTGTGCCAAGTTATCCGGCCTACATTGCCGGAGCTGCAGTGATCGGATTGGGCTTTGGCTGCTTCTCAGCCGTAGATATGGCACTCGTTGCACGCATTCTTCCAAGTAAAGAGGATTCAGCCAAAGACTTCGGGATTATGAACGTAGCTAATGCCTTGCCACAGTCCATTGTTCCAGCAATCGCTCCTGTGCTGTTAGGCATCGGTAGCTGGACCTTCTTTTACATCTTCCTTGCCTTCTGCACTATACTCGGTATGCTGGCAGTGAAGCCACTTCCAGAAGTGGGAACAGAGAAAAGAGCTCAAACTGCTGAATTAACAGCAGTCGAAGCGCAATCACAAAAAGCCAATTTGGTCTAA
- a CDS encoding glycoside hydrolase family 3 N-terminal domain-containing protein, translating into MNQRETINTKSLHTISYVSNKGGPTLGYSPESGVQILEQDGLFFKDLNRNGKLDKYEDWRLTPQERAEDLASQMSIEQIAGLMLYSRHQSIPALSSSWFSGTYNGKSYEESGAKPWELTDEQLAFLAQDHLRHILVTTVESPEIAALWNNQVQAFAEGTGLGIPANNSSDPRHGSDSSSEFNAGAGGQISMWPETLGLAATFDPKITYRFGQVASREYRALGLGTALSPQIDIATDPRWFRFNGTFGEDSKLSADMAKAYVDGFQNSEDDRQINEGWGYDSVNAMVKHWPGGGSGEGGRDAHYACGKYAVYPGGNFDEHLIPFTEGAFKLDGPTKQASAVMPYYTISTDQDQVNGENVGNSYNSYLITNLLRGKYGYEGVVCTDWLITADESNSKDSFLSGKPWGVEGLSVAERHYKLLMAGVDQFGGNNEMEPVLEAYRMGVAEHGEVWMRNRFERSAVRLLLNIFRLGLFENPYLKPEESTQIVGNPEFMQSGYEAQLKSIVLLKNKNNVLPLAAKQTVYIPKRYTPAGKDWFGNPTPEKTEYPVNLDVVSKYYQVTDQPEEADFALVFISSPKSGVGFSQEDSDQGGNGYVPISLQYRPYTAEHAREQSLAGDARDTDVLNRSYKGKTVVTHNESDLDRILEARKLMKDKPVIVSMLLSNPSVVAEFEEEADAILVNFGLQDQALMEVLTGAEEPSGLLPVQMPSGMQTVEEQLEDVAHDMECHVDSEGHVYDFAFGMNWNGVIEDERTKNYRK; encoded by the coding sequence ATGAATCAGAGAGAGACTATCAACACTAAAAGCCTTCATACCATTTCTTACGTAAGCAATAAGGGCGGTCCAACTTTGGGTTATTCCCCTGAATCTGGAGTGCAGATTCTCGAGCAGGACGGACTGTTCTTCAAAGATCTGAATCGTAATGGCAAGCTGGATAAATATGAGGACTGGCGATTGACGCCACAAGAGCGGGCTGAAGATTTGGCTTCACAGATGAGTATTGAACAAATTGCTGGACTCATGCTGTATAGTCGTCATCAATCCATCCCAGCACTTAGTAGCAGCTGGTTCTCAGGAACGTATAACGGTAAATCCTATGAGGAGAGCGGAGCTAAGCCATGGGAGCTTACCGATGAACAGCTGGCATTTCTGGCACAGGACCATCTGAGACATATTCTGGTGACCACCGTGGAGAGTCCAGAAATAGCTGCTCTGTGGAACAATCAGGTGCAGGCATTTGCAGAAGGAACCGGCCTAGGGATTCCAGCCAACAACAGCTCCGACCCACGTCATGGCTCAGATTCTAGCTCAGAGTTTAATGCTGGAGCTGGTGGGCAAATCTCCATGTGGCCGGAGACGCTGGGCCTTGCGGCAACCTTCGATCCGAAGATCACCTATCGGTTCGGGCAAGTTGCCTCACGTGAGTATCGTGCACTTGGTCTAGGGACGGCGCTATCGCCGCAAATCGATATTGCTACAGATCCACGATGGTTTCGCTTTAACGGCACTTTTGGCGAGGATTCGAAGTTGTCTGCTGACATGGCAAAGGCTTATGTCGACGGCTTCCAGAACTCGGAAGATGACCGGCAGATTAACGAAGGCTGGGGATATGACAGTGTGAACGCTATGGTAAAACACTGGCCTGGTGGGGGTTCCGGGGAAGGCGGAAGGGATGCACATTATGCTTGCGGCAAGTATGCTGTCTATCCGGGCGGTAACTTTGATGAACATCTTATTCCTTTTACAGAAGGAGCTTTCAAGCTGGATGGCCCAACCAAGCAGGCTTCAGCGGTCATGCCATACTACACAATTTCTACAGATCAAGATCAAGTGAACGGGGAGAATGTCGGAAACTCTTATAATTCATATCTTATTACCAACCTGCTTCGGGGAAAATACGGTTACGAAGGTGTTGTGTGCACGGATTGGCTTATTACAGCCGACGAATCCAATAGTAAGGATTCCTTTCTCAGTGGTAAGCCTTGGGGAGTAGAAGGGCTGTCCGTCGCAGAACGTCATTACAAGCTCTTGATGGCAGGCGTTGACCAATTCGGCGGCAATAATGAGATGGAGCCAGTCCTTGAAGCATACCGAATGGGAGTAGCTGAGCATGGAGAGGTGTGGATGCGGAATCGTTTCGAACGGTCAGCTGTTCGACTTCTGCTTAATATTTTTCGCCTGGGTCTCTTCGAGAACCCCTACTTAAAGCCTGAGGAGAGCACGCAGATTGTTGGGAATCCGGAGTTTATGCAATCAGGCTATGAAGCACAGCTGAAGTCTATCGTGCTGCTAAAGAATAAAAACAATGTATTACCGCTGGCGGCTAAACAAACCGTATATATTCCGAAGCGTTATACTCCAGCAGGAAAGGACTGGTTCGGTAATCCAACACCAGAAAAAACGGAATATCCGGTAAACCTGGATGTTGTGTCTAAATATTATCAAGTGACAGATCAGCCGGAAGAGGCAGACTTTGCTCTTGTCTTCATTAGCAGTCCCAAATCAGGAGTAGGCTTTAGCCAGGAAGATTCGGATCAAGGCGGCAACGGCTATGTACCAATAAGTTTGCAGTACAGACCGTACACTGCGGAACATGCTCGTGAGCAGAGCTTAGCCGGAGATGCACGTGATACCGATGTACTTAACCGCTCTTATAAAGGGAAAACCGTTGTTACGCATAATGAGAGCGATCTGGATAGAATTCTGGAAGCTCGTAAGCTGATGAAAGACAAGCCAGTCATTGTGTCGATGCTGCTCTCTAACCCTTCGGTTGTTGCCGAATTTGAGGAAGAGGCAGATGCCATTCTTGTTAACTTTGGGCTGCAGGATCAAGCACTTATGGAAGTGCTAACAGGTGCCGAGGAACCTTCCGGGTTGCTCCCCGTACAAATGCCATCAGGCATGCAAACGGTAGAAGAGCAGCTGGAAGATGTGGCGCATGACATGGAATGTCACGTAGATTCAGAAGGGCATGTATATGATTTTGCTTTTGGGATGAATTGGAATGGTGTTATAGAGGATGAAAGAACGAAAAACTACCGGAAATAA
- a CDS encoding glycosyltransferase family 61 protein: MSFSVNGGTPSGYYQSILELETEWRQKGTIHEAGQVIPFDFGRAADFIAPKSIESSIHSALTPYSLQPFGGYVATISSGRVWGEAGAVLTPEGKLIFDLSQEYDALQNRMLEADEHPVFQQWNDPKLQHLEGTVAVLTFCGSHNYFHWMYDVLPRLAMLKTSGIPYTSIIMNPNPYGPFVAQTWAMLGISESSVIRTNPEAYVEANQLLVPSLMMNSHYPPWATDTLRKFLLPHRDESHVTPERIYISRKKASSRRIVNDEDVICSLEKFNIVPICLEDWTVGQQIQLFASAKVIVGPHGAGLANLAFCQRGTQVIEIFHAQHVVPTYWMISNHNELEYYMVYGQGIPDPAIRFPGLEDVYVDIQRLKQTLHLAGLDT, encoded by the coding sequence ATGAGTTTTTCTGTGAACGGGGGAACGCCCTCTGGATATTACCAGAGCATCTTGGAACTTGAAACAGAATGGAGACAAAAAGGAACTATCCATGAAGCTGGACAGGTTATTCCGTTTGATTTCGGTCGGGCGGCCGATTTCATTGCTCCAAAAAGCATTGAATCGAGTATTCATTCTGCATTAACACCTTATTCTTTACAACCGTTTGGCGGATACGTAGCGACCATCTCGAGTGGAAGGGTATGGGGAGAAGCTGGTGCTGTTCTAACTCCCGAGGGAAAGCTGATCTTTGATCTGTCTCAAGAATATGACGCGCTGCAAAATAGAATGCTAGAAGCAGATGAGCATCCTGTATTCCAGCAATGGAATGACCCGAAACTTCAACATTTAGAAGGAACCGTGGCTGTGTTGACTTTTTGCGGAAGTCATAACTATTTCCACTGGATGTATGATGTACTCCCTAGGCTGGCGATGCTCAAAACGAGTGGAATTCCTTATACCTCTATCATCATGAATCCAAATCCATACGGACCATTTGTGGCACAAACCTGGGCTATGCTCGGCATATCAGAATCTTCAGTAATCCGGACAAATCCAGAAGCCTATGTTGAGGCCAATCAGCTGCTTGTTCCTTCTTTGATGATGAATTCCCACTATCCTCCTTGGGCGACGGATACGCTGCGTAAATTTTTGTTACCTCATAGAGATGAATCACACGTCACTCCAGAACGCATTTATATCTCACGCAAAAAAGCAAGTTCAAGGCGGATTGTCAATGATGAAGATGTTATATGCTCCCTTGAGAAATTTAACATCGTGCCGATTTGTCTTGAGGACTGGACAGTTGGCCAGCAAATCCAACTATTCGCCTCTGCAAAGGTGATCGTTGGACCACATGGTGCTGGACTCGCCAATTTAGCTTTTTGTCAGCGTGGAACACAGGTCATTGAAATTTTCCATGCTCAGCATGTTGTTCCAACCTATTGGATGATCAGCAACCATAATGAACTCGAATATTATATGGTGTACGGGCAAGGCATTCCAGATCCTGCTATTCGTTTTCCGGGACTTGAGGATGTCTATGTAGATATACAGCGCCTGAAGCAGACACTGCATTTAGCAGGCTTGGACACTTAG